A genomic region of Methanobacterium sp. contains the following coding sequences:
- a CDS encoding DUF2206 domain-containing protein, with translation MIESTLTKIRNFNRNGWLLSILIALLVTDLIIILNLDLLKQAIPFIFFTIIPGMLIVNILRLHKMEFLKKFVLSVGLSISLLIFTGFLLNSLYPLIPKPLALEPVLIALNLEVVILALLDYHRSRESFSMGDIFNIKLNPESGLLAPLIFPFIFPVLAILGTYLMNNHQHNLILMVMLFLIPAYLVVIFYLKDRINPLTYPVSLWLIGLGLLLMHGLTSNHIMGRDVHAEYYCFQLTLSNLHWDINSYYNPYNACLDITILPTLYQVISNISSEYVFKLYYTLIGSVIPLLVYLVSKKYFKIQYAFCAGLLFTFQIFFINLTGAVRQEIAILFFFLAVMVLFNDYLEKLVQRKLLFLIFILSLIMSHYTTSYVALGLLVPILLLPFLKGLVKDRKLNFKNFDLILIYLLFLAVWFLIYAKVQFNAAGDVMAATAGIAGGGGAGIGGGRDALVLSVLGIGLKSLPNTISAIVNDAVFLMMGIGLFAIFRERKKYRDILGDKFILGILLSITILALFIIVPGVSFFYGADRLFFQLLIFTAPLFVIGVMKLSKIIKKPHLKPAIFLVLLISLFVVGNHLQYHFYGIPYSSEYDSTGSIRGELFIYDQEVVASKWLGNYSDADLKIYADSIGGSRLMLGNIDIYRARGINFDKNKTIPDYLYLGYVGTHDGKVYETLDVISDWFNFDFLFQGKSRIYDNYYSEVYL, from the coding sequence ATGATTGAGAGTACTTTAACTAAAATTAGAAACTTTAACCGGAACGGGTGGCTTTTATCCATATTAATAGCCCTGTTGGTAACCGATCTAATCATAATACTAAACCTGGATCTTCTAAAACAGGCCATCCCCTTTATTTTCTTCACCATTATCCCCGGTATGCTCATTGTCAACATATTAAGACTTCATAAAATGGAATTCTTGAAAAAATTTGTCCTTAGTGTGGGACTGAGCATCTCATTACTCATATTTACCGGATTCCTCCTTAACAGCCTCTACCCCTTGATCCCGAAACCATTGGCCTTAGAACCGGTTTTAATAGCATTAAACCTGGAAGTGGTCATCCTGGCCCTTCTGGATTATCATAGGAGTCGAGAATCATTCAGTATGGGGGATATTTTTAATATCAAACTCAACCCTGAAAGTGGATTACTGGCTCCCCTGATTTTTCCATTTATATTCCCGGTCCTGGCTATTCTGGGAACTTACCTCATGAACAACCATCAGCATAACCTGATCCTCATGGTGATGTTATTCCTGATCCCTGCCTATCTGGTGGTTATCTTCTACCTTAAAGACCGGATAAACCCCTTAACCTATCCTGTTTCCTTATGGTTAATTGGACTGGGGCTTCTCTTGATGCACGGGCTTACCTCAAACCATATTATGGGGCGGGATGTGCATGCTGAATACTACTGTTTCCAGTTAACCCTATCCAACCTTCACTGGGATATTAACAGTTACTACAATCCATATAATGCCTGTCTGGACATAACCATACTACCAACCCTCTACCAGGTTATTAGTAATATAAGTAGTGAGTATGTCTTCAAACTGTACTACACCCTCATTGGATCAGTTATCCCCTTACTGGTGTATCTGGTGTCCAAAAAATATTTCAAAATCCAGTATGCCTTCTGTGCTGGTCTTTTATTCACATTCCAGATTTTCTTCATTAATTTAACCGGTGCTGTGCGTCAAGAAATAGCCATTCTCTTCTTTTTCCTGGCAGTGATGGTCTTATTCAATGACTACTTGGAAAAACTAGTGCAGAGAAAGTTGCTATTTCTCATTTTCATATTATCACTGATCATGTCCCATTACACCACATCCTACGTTGCCCTGGGATTATTAGTCCCCATATTACTGTTACCATTCCTTAAGGGACTGGTTAAAGACAGGAAACTTAATTTCAAAAATTTCGACCTCATACTCATCTACCTCCTATTCCTGGCTGTTTGGTTCCTGATATATGCTAAAGTACAGTTCAACGCTGCTGGGGATGTTATGGCAGCCACTGCAGGAATTGCTGGAGGGGGTGGTGCTGGTATAGGGGGAGGTAGAGATGCGCTGGTCTTGAGTGTTCTGGGAATTGGCCTAAAATCACTGCCTAACACCATCAGCGCCATTGTAAACGATGCCGTCTTCCTTATGATGGGAATCGGACTTTTTGCCATTTTCAGGGAGCGCAAAAAATACAGGGATATCCTGGGTGATAAATTCATACTGGGAATACTGTTATCCATAACCATCCTGGCCCTCTTCATCATAGTGCCTGGTGTATCATTCTTTTACGGGGCTGACCGACTATTCTTCCAGCTCTTAATATTCACCGCACCCCTATTTGTCATAGGGGTTATGAAATTATCTAAAATAATAAAAAAACCCCACCTGAAACCAGCAATATTTTTAGTGCTCTTAATATCCCTATTTGTGGTTGGAAACCATCTCCAGTATCATTTCTATGGAATACCATACTCATCGGAATACGATAGTACCGGTAGTATTAGGGGTGAACTCTTCATCTACGACCAGGAAGTAGTTGCCTCTAAATGGCTGGGTAACTACAGTGATGCTGATCTGAAAATATACGCAGACTCCATTGGTGGTTCCAGGCTTATGCTGGGAAATATTGACATTTACCGAGCCAGGGGAATTAACTTCGATAAAAACAAGACCATACCGGATTACCTTTATCTGGGATATGTGGGTACACATGATGGGAAGGTGTATGAAACTCTGGATGTTATAAGTGACTGGTTTAACTTCGATTTCCTCTTCCAGGGTAAAAGCAGGATCTACGATAATTACTATTCAGAGGTTTACCTATGA
- a CDS encoding methyl-coenzyme M reductase family protein: protein MYKILHFSGGVYKFDLLAEHVEDVGGLLFQENRLQIRKGSYFLSEEVQVILMVPFNELSSIRELASEIKGEIEDVEIEEPLKSNLIHSLDIYNILCKADDWVDQNIISEIEEEEYNTTGTGLAEFDDDENEDDNDHVQDKLKECLDLMISLELIEKRGTKGKSEYRILKDNNI, encoded by the coding sequence ATGTACAAAATATTGCATTTCAGTGGTGGGGTGTACAAGTTCGACCTCCTGGCAGAGCATGTGGAGGATGTGGGGGGATTGTTATTCCAGGAAAATCGTCTCCAAATCCGCAAAGGATCCTATTTCTTATCTGAAGAGGTTCAGGTAATCTTAATGGTGCCTTTCAATGAATTATCCAGTATCAGGGAATTGGCCAGTGAAATAAAGGGAGAAATCGAGGACGTGGAAATCGAAGAACCCTTAAAAAGTAATCTCATACATTCACTGGACATCTACAACATCCTGTGTAAGGCAGATGATTGGGTAGATCAGAATATTATTTCAGAAATAGAGGAAGAGGAATATAATACTACTGGAACTGGTCTTGCAGAATTCGATGATGATGAAAATGAAGATGATAATGATCATGTCCAGGATAAACTGAAAGAATGTCTGGATCTGATGATTTCCCTTGAACTCATAGAAAAACGTGGAACTAAGGGTAAATCAGAGTATCGTATTTTAAAAGATAATAATATTTAA
- a CDS encoding roadblock/LC7 domain-containing protein, translating to MAKTKKEELDDMLTTLMQVGQIKACGIVSKEGLLINSRTPPDVDARIFSALCSTIMGAAEAASGQMTTGGVSQISVKTEKGTIVLLPAGPKAILTALTEPEAQLGLIFFEMETIAQEVMQIMGGM from the coding sequence ATGGCCAAGACAAAGAAAGAAGAGCTGGATGACATGCTCACAACCCTTATGCAGGTAGGGCAGATAAAGGCATGTGGAATAGTTTCCAAAGAAGGACTTTTGATTAACTCCAGAACACCTCCTGATGTTGATGCCCGTATTTTCTCAGCATTATGTTCCACTATAATGGGGGCAGCAGAAGCAGCATCTGGACAGATGACCACAGGTGGAGTTAGTCAAATCTCAGTTAAAACTGAAAAAGGAACCATAGTATTGCTCCCAGCCGGTCCAAAAGCCATTTTAACAGCATTAACAGAACCAGAAGCCCAGTTAGGGTTGATATTCTTCGAAATGGAAACAATTGCCCAGGAAGTAATGCAGATCATGGGTGGGATGTAG
- a CDS encoding glycosyltransferase family 2 protein, which yields MKVSVVIPALNEEGIVGKTVLTVPIAKLNDIGLETEILVVDNASTDNTSKEASEAGARVVLEPKRGYGNAYRRGFKEAQGDIIVMGDADGTYPFDEMAEFIQPILKGDAEFIMGSRLKGDIRPGAMPALHKYIGNPFLTWVLNALFHTGISDAHCGMRAMTREALNKMHLKTAGMEFASEMVIEASRKKLKIAEVPITYYPREGESKLSSFSDGWRHLRFMMMYRPGPFLLIPGAVALLLGILLTAVVMLQGISRMHSLMLGGLLLLIGYQMLLSWIYFGAFGAAYGFSRSSGTIKKIMSYHSLEKELFLGVVLLAIGIIIGLNVLYNWSTGGFGPLYQIQSTVLAMILSILGIQTIFSGMFLSLLLLNKEEKNGK from the coding sequence ATGAAAGTTTCTGTCGTTATCCCCGCTCTGAATGAAGAAGGAATTGTAGGCAAAACTGTCCTGACAGTGCCCATCGCCAAACTAAATGATATTGGACTTGAAACAGAAATACTGGTGGTTGACAACGCATCTACTGATAATACATCTAAAGAAGCTTCTGAAGCCGGAGCCAGGGTTGTTTTAGAACCCAAACGAGGTTATGGTAATGCGTATCGTCGTGGTTTTAAAGAAGCCCAGGGTGATATAATAGTTATGGGAGATGCCGATGGAACATACCCCTTTGATGAAATGGCTGAATTCATTCAACCAATTTTGAAGGGTGACGCCGAGTTCATAATGGGTTCAAGATTAAAGGGAGATATAAGGCCCGGTGCAATGCCAGCCCTCCATAAATACATAGGCAACCCTTTCCTCACCTGGGTCTTAAACGCACTCTTCCACACCGGAATCTCAGATGCCCATTGTGGAATGAGAGCCATGACCAGGGAAGCCCTGAACAAAATGCATCTTAAGACTGCAGGTATGGAATTTGCATCAGAAATGGTTATCGAAGCCTCCCGTAAGAAATTGAAAATAGCCGAAGTTCCCATTACCTATTACCCCCGTGAAGGTGAGTCAAAGCTCAGTTCATTTTCTGATGGATGGAGACACCTCAGATTTATGATGATGTACAGGCCCGGCCCTTTCCTACTAATACCCGGTGCTGTTGCCCTGCTTCTGGGAATACTGCTTACTGCAGTTGTAATGTTACAGGGAATATCCCGTATGCATTCCCTGATGTTAGGTGGTTTACTGCTGTTAATTGGTTACCAGATGCTCCTCTCCTGGATCTACTTCGGAGCCTTTGGAGCTGCCTACGGTTTTTCAAGAAGTTCAGGAACTATCAAAAAGATAATGAGCTACCATTCCCTGGAAAAAGAACTGTTTCTAGGAGTAGTTCTCCTGGCAATTGGAATAATCATTGGACTGAATGTCCTCTACAACTGGAGTACTGGAGGATTCGGACCACTGTATCAGATCCAGAGTACTGTTCTGGCCATGATACTATCCATACTGGGAATCCAGACCATATTCTCAGGAATGTTCTTAAGCTTATTACTCCTGAATAAAGAAGAAAAAAATGGTAAATAA
- a CDS encoding glycosyltransferase family 4 protein codes for MKICIVSNLYPPHIIGGAEITVAKLAEALSQKGHEVLVITTSPQKEESMEVLNGVKVYRINPWNLYTLYDHQDKPAVNKALWHAMDIWNPNSHKKVKDILMRETPDVVHVNNYKGFSMSVFSSVKDCGIPLVFTAHDCSLICPRANLLHGNGEICEDPQMICNVYSNLQRRLIKGKVDWLTAPSQFIIDKLRSCQFFLDTKTSKIPLGIELAPERLAKNYDTIDISYMGGLNKIKGVQVLIKAFRKIENTNVRLHIYGKGVDEEEFKEMAEDDPRIIFHGYLERDLLLDSYQESNLTVLPSICYDNSPMMIYESLTSSTPVLASRIGGIPELIEDNHNGYLFKPGDEKELQEILEGLIENPESLKQLEKGAFESASQYSMENYLQAFEEIYQTLNKNTL; via the coding sequence ATGAAAATCTGCATTGTTTCCAATTTATATCCCCCCCACATAATTGGTGGGGCAGAGATAACCGTGGCTAAGTTAGCCGAGGCACTCTCCCAGAAGGGTCATGAGGTGCTGGTAATCACCACCAGCCCCCAAAAAGAAGAATCAATGGAAGTCTTAAATGGGGTGAAAGTTTACCGGATCAACCCCTGGAACCTTTACACACTCTACGACCATCAGGACAAACCTGCTGTAAACAAAGCATTATGGCATGCCATGGATATCTGGAATCCTAACTCCCACAAGAAGGTCAAAGATATCCTGATGAGAGAAACCCCTGATGTGGTTCATGTTAACAACTATAAAGGATTTTCCATGTCTGTGTTTAGCTCTGTGAAAGATTGTGGAATCCCACTGGTATTCACCGCTCATGACTGTTCCCTGATATGCCCCCGTGCTAATTTACTCCATGGAAATGGGGAGATATGTGAAGATCCCCAGATGATATGTAATGTGTACAGTAACCTGCAACGAAGGTTAATCAAGGGAAAAGTTGACTGGTTAACAGCACCATCACAATTCATAATCGATAAATTAAGGTCCTGCCAGTTCTTCCTTGACACTAAAACATCAAAAATACCCCTGGGTATTGAACTGGCCCCGGAAAGACTTGCCAAAAACTATGACACCATTGACATCTCCTACATGGGTGGTCTCAACAAGATCAAGGGTGTTCAGGTATTAATAAAGGCCTTCCGGAAAATAGAAAACACTAACGTGAGATTACATATTTATGGTAAGGGTGTTGATGAAGAGGAGTTCAAAGAAATGGCTGAAGATGATCCCAGGATAATATTCCATGGTTACTTGGAGCGAGACCTTCTCCTGGATTCATATCAGGAATCTAACCTGACAGTACTTCCATCCATATGTTACGATAATTCGCCCATGATGATATATGAAAGTTTAACCAGCAGCACCCCAGTTCTGGCCAGTAGGATTGGTGGGATCCCAGAGTTAATTGAAGATAACCATAACGGTTACCTCTTCAAACCAGGGGATGAAAAGGAACTACAGGAAATACTGGAAGGGTTAATTGAAAATCCTGAATCTCTAAAACAGTTGGAAAAGGGTGCCTTTGAATCTGCATCACAGTACAGTATGGAAAACTACCTCCAGGCCTTTGAGGAAATATATCAAACTTTAAACAAAAATACACTCTAA
- a CDS encoding ATPase domain-containing protein — MKKTHIPKLDDFLGGGIPEGSSVLFYADPGVECEAFGYQTLQSRLEEGDPGFIFTNVTEPSSIIYEFEKFGWDLEKEVKEESAFFVDGSSYFIGAPVTGKYSIEDYSQIEEIVVDAITDVPDGVGVINNLSTLIDYLDNGETVRIIRKWNQIAKDKNTILLYIFTEWDYETDLIDEIKESMDCLVNLSTIEERVIIGQGFMVTGASWTTPSTSMVLFNILRPGGIKIFIPKILVTGPFNAGKSSFVKKIAPNSVSVDEMALGKVPTTVAMDIGHMEYKGFVADVFGTPGQERFDLILDFLSKEAVGAFILVDSTDPETFPRAKEMIKRCKAEAIPKVIVANKQDLPGSLSPEEIRKVMSIGQDIPVVPVSMIRNEGIEDAVDALLEILYR; from the coding sequence ATGAAGAAAACTCACATTCCCAAGTTGGATGATTTCCTGGGGGGTGGGATACCGGAAGGATCATCGGTACTGTTTTACGCTGATCCTGGAGTTGAGTGTGAGGCTTTTGGTTATCAAACCCTGCAAAGCAGACTGGAAGAGGGAGATCCTGGTTTCATATTCACCAATGTGACTGAACCAAGTTCCATCATCTATGAATTTGAGAAATTTGGATGGGATCTTGAAAAAGAAGTGAAAGAAGAAAGTGCTTTTTTTGTGGATGGAAGCTCCTACTTCATTGGGGCCCCAGTAACTGGTAAATATTCCATAGAAGATTATTCTCAAATAGAAGAGATTGTCGTTGATGCAATAACCGATGTCCCGGATGGTGTGGGAGTTATCAATAATCTTTCCACCCTAATTGATTACCTGGATAATGGAGAAACTGTTCGAATCATTAGAAAATGGAATCAAATTGCAAAGGATAAAAATACTATTTTATTATATATATTCACTGAATGGGATTATGAAACTGATTTAATTGATGAAATTAAAGAATCCATGGACTGTCTGGTTAACCTGAGCACCATTGAAGAAAGGGTTATCATTGGACAGGGGTTCATGGTAACCGGAGCATCCTGGACCACGCCCTCTACCAGTATGGTGCTTTTTAACATATTACGTCCCGGTGGAATAAAGATATTCATACCAAAAATCCTGGTAACCGGACCGTTCAACGCAGGAAAATCGAGCTTTGTCAAAAAGATAGCCCCTAATTCAGTTTCTGTAGATGAAATGGCTTTAGGTAAGGTCCCCACCACGGTGGCCATGGACATCGGACACATGGAATATAAAGGATTTGTGGCTGATGTTTTCGGAACACCAGGCCAGGAACGTTTCGATCTTATTCTGGATTTTCTCTCCAAAGAAGCTGTAGGAGCCTTTATCCTGGTGGATTCAACTGATCCTGAAACATTCCCCCGGGCTAAAGAGATGATAAAACGATGTAAGGCAGAGGCCATACCCAAGGTTATTGTGGCCAATAAACAGGATCTTCCTGGTTCATTATCACCTGAGGAAATAAGGAAGGTCATGAGCATCGGTCAGGATATACCAGTCGTTCCAGTAAGTATGATTCGTAATGAAGGAATTGAAGATGCTGTAGATGCGCTTTTAGAAATACTCTACCGGTGA
- a CDS encoding glycosyltransferase family 4 protein: MKIAFIYDAMYPWVTGGAEKRVYELASRLTRQGHEVHCYSWGWWWQDMGERDITYEGMHLHGVGKPLDLYKDDKRSIKEALLFAWKLFPVLNREKFDIVDCQGFPFFSCFTAKQHAMRGKSKLVITLLEVWGDYWYQYMGAMGFFGKIVEKLTLQLSNRLISISPKTDRELQKIRKVEDAIVIPPGINFKEITDVQPGKRKEDGGKWDIIYAGRLIKDKRVDLLIKSLARVKESVGEVNCLIVGEGPEEGKLKKLTRDLNLGGSVEFREFLDHHLDLISLFKSSHIFVLPSQREGFGMVVVEANACGLPVVVIDNPLNAAVDLIDPGKNGFIASASAEDLSGKIIKALKHSQKMRTDCIKSAKQYDWDAIVSNLEIFYQKSLEI; the protein is encoded by the coding sequence ATGAAGATCGCTTTTATCTATGATGCTATGTACCCATGGGTCACCGGAGGGGCAGAAAAAAGAGTATATGAACTTGCCAGTCGTTTGACCCGGCAGGGACATGAAGTGCACTGTTACTCCTGGGGCTGGTGGTGGCAGGATATGGGGGAGCGTGACATAACATATGAGGGTATGCACCTCCATGGTGTAGGCAAACCCCTTGATCTCTATAAGGATGATAAAAGATCAATCAAAGAAGCACTATTATTTGCCTGGAAACTATTCCCAGTTCTCAATCGGGAAAAATTTGATATAGTTGACTGCCAGGGATTTCCATTCTTCTCCTGCTTTACTGCCAAACAGCATGCCATGCGCGGGAAGTCAAAACTGGTAATAACCCTACTGGAAGTATGGGGAGACTACTGGTACCAGTACATGGGAGCAATGGGCTTTTTTGGGAAGATAGTGGAAAAATTAACATTACAATTAAGTAACCGACTTATCAGCATATCCCCCAAAACTGACCGGGAACTTCAAAAAATTCGGAAAGTAGAAGATGCAATAGTCATACCTCCCGGGATAAACTTTAAGGAAATAACAGACGTCCAACCAGGTAAAAGAAAGGAAGATGGGGGGAAATGGGATATTATTTATGCAGGGCGGCTGATTAAGGACAAAAGGGTAGATCTGTTAATCAAATCATTGGCCCGGGTAAAAGAATCAGTGGGTGAAGTTAACTGTCTCATTGTGGGTGAAGGTCCAGAAGAAGGTAAGCTGAAAAAATTAACCAGAGATCTGAATCTGGGGGGCTCTGTTGAATTCAGGGAATTTTTAGACCACCATTTGGATCTTATTTCCCTATTCAAGTCTTCCCATATATTCGTCTTACCTTCCCAGAGAGAAGGTTTTGGCATGGTAGTGGTTGAGGCTAATGCCTGCGGATTACCAGTGGTGGTGATTGACAATCCACTGAATGCAGCTGTGGATCTGATAGATCCAGGTAAGAATGGTTTTATAGCCAGTGCCAGTGCAGAAGACCTTTCAGGAAAAATAATTAAAGCCCTGAAACACAGCCAGAAGATGAGAACTGACTGTATAAAATCAGCCAAGCAGTATGATTGGGATGCGATTGTAAGTAATCTGGAAATTTTTTACCAGAAAAGCCTGGAAATTTAA
- a CDS encoding glycosyltransferase family 4 protein — MKILQTPVRFYPFIGGVENYVYHLSEELVNMGHHVKVICANEPHSQTEEVINNIEVERLPYIAKIANTNLTPTLPFKIQGEDFDILHTHLPTPWTADWSAFYAKLKGKPLVLNYYNDIVASGAASTIARFYNKTFLKFLLKQADRIIIIQEDYIKTSPYLSKYADKVRVVPVGVDVDRFKPLNVETEKNSIFFLSLLDEYHLYKGLDYLLKSIKIVKEEIEDIKLIVGGKGTLLEHYKSMAESLGIQDNVQFHGFIPEDEIVAYYNRCQIFALPSISSAQEGFGIVALEALACEKPVITTEIVGVSDEIGKEGLGAIVPPKDADALAEGIIKLLSSPNLQEMGEKGRAVVEDKFTWKRVAMLTDEIYQELL; from the coding sequence ATGAAGATATTGCAGACACCAGTAAGGTTTTATCCATTCATTGGAGGTGTGGAAAACTACGTTTACCATCTATCAGAAGAACTGGTTAACATGGGACACCATGTGAAGGTAATCTGTGCCAATGAACCTCATTCACAGACGGAAGAGGTTATTAACAATATTGAGGTGGAAAGGCTTCCCTACATTGCGAAAATTGCCAACACCAACCTAACACCAACCTTACCCTTTAAAATCCAGGGGGAAGATTTTGATATTCTACATACACATCTACCCACACCCTGGACTGCAGATTGGAGTGCATTCTATGCCAAACTGAAGGGCAAACCACTGGTACTGAACTACTACAATGACATTGTGGCCAGTGGAGCAGCCAGTACCATTGCCAGATTCTACAACAAAACCTTCTTGAAGTTCCTGCTTAAACAGGCTGACCGTATCATAATAATCCAGGAAGATTACATTAAAACATCCCCCTATCTATCAAAATATGCTGATAAAGTCCGAGTAGTCCCCGTAGGGGTAGATGTAGATCGATTCAAACCCCTAAATGTGGAAACAGAAAAGAACAGTATATTCTTCCTCAGCCTACTCGATGAATACCACCTTTATAAAGGTCTTGATTACCTTTTAAAATCAATTAAAATTGTTAAAGAAGAAATAGAAGACATAAAACTAATAGTTGGGGGGAAAGGAACCCTGCTGGAACATTATAAATCCATGGCGGAATCATTGGGTATACAGGATAATGTCCAGTTCCATGGTTTCATTCCCGAAGATGAGATCGTGGCATACTATAACCGTTGCCAGATATTTGCCCTTCCATCCATCTCTTCTGCCCAGGAAGGGTTTGGTATAGTAGCGCTGGAAGCACTGGCCTGTGAGAAACCAGTGATCACCACTGAAATCGTTGGTGTTTCAGATGAAATAGGAAAAGAGGGTTTGGGCGCAATCGTACCCCCAAAAGATGCTGATGCTCTGGCTGAAGGGATTATTAAATTGTTATCTTCCCCTAATCTTCAGGAAATGGGAGAAAAAGGAAGGGCTGTGGTGGAGGATAAGTTCACCTGGAAGAGGGTGGCCATGCTGACTGATGAGATTTACCAGGAGTTATTATGA
- a CDS encoding TIGR00304 family protein has translation MIRGETIVFIGIAAVITGMLLIFIGTAFLSSGKTEGNDNTKVSTGGVVLIGPLPIIFGNDKSMVSIAVLGAIIIMVISYILFYRGSL, from the coding sequence ATGATCAGGGGAGAAACCATCGTTTTCATTGGTATTGCCGCTGTAATCACGGGTATGCTGCTCATCTTCATTGGCACTGCTTTTCTATCATCTGGAAAAACTGAAGGCAATGATAATACCAAGGTCAGTACTGGTGGAGTGGTTTTAATAGGACCCCTACCCATCATCTTTGGCAATGACAAGAGTATGGTTTCAATTGCAGTGCTGGGCGCCATTATCATAATGGTCATATCTTACATCCTGTTTTACCGCGGGAGTCTTTAA
- a CDS encoding THUMP domain-containing protein translates to MQHNKQLEKEIDDFVLLVKFKDDRKFEESGIKGIKPEVKGIEEIETTLNSINIWFYITESEFYNTVTVELDVNPAKAINHLSESPTVAIERVVPLDSVVSSPLERVIETILKLASLKIDKDESFTVRCELNDDGLKNIESISSPDKLINHISGELCDELGLEYRDKNTDWVIQVEELGEDTGIAVCRPDDILMK, encoded by the coding sequence ATGCAACATAACAAACAGTTAGAGAAAGAAATAGATGATTTTGTTTTACTGGTAAAATTTAAAGACGACAGAAAATTTGAAGAATCTGGGATAAAAGGAATAAAACCAGAAGTAAAAGGGATAGAAGAAATAGAAACCACACTTAACAGTATAAATATATGGTTTTATATTACAGAATCTGAGTTTTATAATACTGTTACCGTGGAACTAGATGTGAACCCCGCAAAAGCAATAAACCACTTAAGTGAAAGTCCAACAGTGGCCATTGAAAGAGTAGTTCCCCTTGATTCCGTGGTATCCTCGCCCCTGGAGCGTGTGATTGAAACTATTCTGAAACTGGCATCCCTGAAGATAGATAAAGATGAATCGTTCACAGTGCGATGCGAATTGAACGATGATGGGTTAAAAAACATAGAAAGTATCAGTTCACCGGATAAATTAATCAATCACATATCCGGTGAATTGTGTGATGAACTGGGCCTTGAATACCGGGATAAAAACACTGACTGGGTAATTCAAGTGGAAGAACTAGGTGAAGATACGGGTATTGCTGTTTGTCGGCCGGATGATATTTTAATGAAATGA
- a CDS encoding RAD55 family ATPase yields MIVRITSGITGLDELTSSGDDLSLSLGGIPENTVTLLYGPGGVGKSIFCYGFTYHGLTQDEPCLYLTTDLGIRDIYQNMADMGFEIDGYLKNEMLRVVDAAEGDAEFEESNVYQSSSVKNPTDIMVKISRGVNSISENNSRFRSVIDSVTAIIESNDEMLIVRVLKTYILRVKEAGGTAMITYTEGSADPRTETLIKSMADNIVKLDGETIIIEAMKGMGKKEASYHITKDGIIINK; encoded by the coding sequence ATGATCGTTCGTATTACCTCAGGGATAACTGGTCTTGATGAATTAACATCTTCCGGAGATGATTTAAGTCTCTCTTTGGGAGGGATCCCTGAAAACACAGTAACACTACTTTATGGTCCGGGAGGAGTGGGTAAATCCATCTTCTGTTATGGTTTCACTTACCATGGATTAACCCAGGATGAACCCTGCCTCTATTTAACCACAGATCTTGGGATCAGGGATATTTACCAGAACATGGCAGATATGGGATTTGAAATTGACGGATATCTTAAAAATGAAATGTTACGTGTGGTTGATGCAGCTGAGGGTGATGCAGAATTTGAAGAATCCAATGTATACCAATCATCCAGCGTTAAAAACCCCACTGACATCATGGTTAAGATAAGCAGGGGCGTGAACTCTATTTCTGAAAATAATTCTCGATTTCGCAGCGTAATCGATTCTGTAACCGCTATAATAGAATCCAACGATGAAATGTTAATTGTGAGGGTTTTAAAGACCTACATTTTGAGGGTAAAAGAAGCGGGGGGCACTGCTATGATCACCTACACTGAAGGATCAGCAGATCCCAGAACAGAGACACTTATCAAGTCAATGGCGGATAACATAGTTAAACTCGACGGGGAAACTATTATTATTGAAGCAATGAAAGGTATGGGGAAAAAGGAAGCTTCTTACCATATAACTAAAGATGGCATTATTATTAATAAATGA